The sequence TTTTGTTCGCTTTTTTAACCAGCGTGGCGCCTCACTCCAGCAGCGAATCCTGGAGCTGCTCGCTTTGGCTGATTCAGCGGACATTTTCCATAAGAAAACGGTCAAGGCCTGCGTCGGTGGTGGGGTGGCCAGTGTTGCTGGGTCTATCACTACTATCACGGGCCTCGTTTTGGCACCCTTTACAGCAGGAGCCTCGCTCATCGTCACTGCTGTAGGCATCGGTGTAGCCACGGCAGGTGGGGTGGCGTCTGCTTCAGCCAACATCACTGACACAGTCCATTCAAAGACAGACCGCAAGAAGGTGGAGCAGATGATCAACGACTACGAGGAGGAGATGAAGGACATCAAAGAGTGCCTGGAGTTTTTGCAGGTGAGAAGATGTAAAACAGGTTTTCAGGCAATTTGTCAGTTGCATGCAAATCTTCAAAAACATACTGCTTAAACATAACCTTGTGatattatttgtgtttttttagctttgactGTGAGAAATCGTATTCGCCTTGTGTGCCTGGATAATACCGCCCCCTATTATATGCGCCAGAACTGCGATATTGTTCCCCTGACATCTCTAAACAAAAGTCTAAATTATCTACTTTGTGACAGAGTTTTTGTTTGCACCTGTAGCAAATTAGGCAAACTCACCCATCTTTCCAAGTTGCCTAGAACCACATTCAGCATCTCGGTATAATTGTGTTTAATAAAACCAGGGGTCTCCAAACTTCCTTCAAGCTAAGAGCTACTTTAAAAAACCAAAGTGGCCAAGAGCTACTTATATCACAATACTTACATAACAAACAAGCTCAATGAAGCTACGGTTTGTACACGTATAAAATTGCAATACCCAAAGcttataaaaaaatcattactTCACGTCAAAGTTCACGACTATTTTACACTTCTGTTAGCCCACATAGTTGGCTACATCACTGAAAATATTCCCATCGAGGGCCAAGAAAACATTAGCAATTTACACGTCTACTGCCCACAAAGTTAGCTACCTCCCTTTTAATATCATGgtaattttgtctttttgtcaacCTGTTGCCGAGCTACTGGAAACCTGCTTCATGCTCCTGGTAGCTTGCGAGTTACTTACGGTATAGCCGTTTTAAACTATACACTGGAATCTTGGTTTTCCAGTCCTGTGCCAACTTTTAAAACACAGGTTATCATGCTAACCAAAATCTGGAGCAGCGATTTGAAGTGATAACTTGCATAATGATAAAGAATTGACAACCACAAATCTTTCCTTTTTCAATCCTACCATTTACCAGTTTGATTGGTAAACTAATCCTATTAGTTAATAAATATTGCCCATCTGcagttttagtaaaaaaaaaaaaatgtttttatttattattaatcctAATGTAAAACATCTTATCTATCCAACAGGAAGGGATGGAGACGCTTGAGGAGTGGAACTTTGAGAAGTATGTTGAGAGCATCGCAAAGAAGCACCTTAACAAGAACGTTGAACATGTAATGAAGGAGGGCGGGCGTGCTGGAAAGGCTTTAATGATCAACACAGAGAGCCTGATTAGTACTGTTCAGGTCCTCAGTGTTGCAGGGGGTGCTGCTAAAGCCGCCCAAGTGATGAGCGTTACCACCGGAGTTATGTCAGGTCTCTTCCTGGCTCTCGACATCTTCTTCCTGGCAAAGGATACCATGGAGTTAAAAAAGGGAGCCAAGACAGAGTTTGCTGCTAAGATTCGAGAGGTTTGTAGGGACCTGCAGGATGGGCTGCTGGAGCTAAACCGCATCAAGGAACAGCTGCAGAAAACGATTGATGGAATAGAGGTGGAGGTagacgaggaggaagaggatgaagagCTTTTAAGGTCTGAGTTGAAGAAACTTGCTGAATTTGAAGTATAAGGCTTGTTAGAAAACCAAACCAAATATTGACAGTTAGACAAAAAGACAGTTAAGACAAATTGTTTCTCCCAAGAGCTGTTTTCCCTAGGGTTTGTGGCAGACTTGGGTGGACAAATTTGGCGGGGCACATTTGTACGAATTAACTTGtattaaatgtgctatagaaataaaagttTGATTAGATCGGAGAAAATATTTTGCTTGGCTTGGGTACAGCACCGTAGTATTATAATAGGTCAGAAAATcctatattttaaatttgttgtattcattaaattaaaaaaaaaaaatatatatatatatatatatatatataatatggtTGTGCTAGGGATCGACaattactgttttttcaaggcTGATACCAATTAGTTAAAAACCAATAGCCAATATTTGGAATTGATATGTAtacagagaaaaggaaaataaatatttaagtcaaaactttgttcaaatgctttaagcaattatttaagaaattagaaactttcaaaataacacagTCAGATAGCGTTGTGGGTGGGAAATTAAGTCAGATTCAGTGGTGAGTGGAACCcaagcagagggacagagagcTGGAGTTGAGCCAAAGTAGAGGACTTCTTAATTGATCAACTTTatcggttatcaggcaaataaaaacgcaaatacagataatctgcaaactgccaaaaaaccGGCCAATATGGGCCTATCACTCGCTTGAGTAACGTCACTCTTTTTGCATTAAAATCGGTTTCCTCCTTATGTGTCTGTTTCTTCATACCGTAGTTGTGAACGTGAGTGCTCAATACCCAAcagaaaacttttaaaaacagaattCAGGTGTGGAGAAGGCAGTCCATCCAGGAATTTGCGATGTCGTGAGCGCAACAATTCACGTAAATTCAACCAATTTCTTCAACTGAAACTTCAATAGATCACAGCAGTCCCACATACCCCTCTGAGTCAGTAGGTGACGTTGACAGCCACTTATTAAACGcgagtgagaacgggttaacGTAACACACCgggtgggaaattaacttttttgcccAATTTGCCAGCCACTTTTTCCGGAATTCAGATTTATAAAAGAAAGTCCACTAGCATGTTTTCAGTTGCTTCagtacattattttgtattaatacatattttattaatataaagcaaatgaaaagtaacgtgaaaacaaaaaaaatgaaagcctttATTGCCACACGGTGCTCCTGGGGTCCCATCTTTGCCAGCTGTATGGCAGTGCACTTGATATGAGACTTGGATCACTCGTGGTCTTTTCTTGCCTCTAATTTAAGGTTAGTTGTTCTTCTAACGAACATTGTTGTCATTCTGAAGACGAGTAGGTTCCACAGTAAGTACGGTCACGTACTGGTTGTCTGTAAGGTAGGCTATATGATTATGCCAATGAGAGCCACCATTGTGATGCCATATCAAAATGTTCcaaacaaactcagctttctgtaTAGTGACGACCAAAATTGTGTCAAGAGCAATGTATAAAGTGATCATTCAGAAACATTTCTCAAATCTTTTGTGAAAACATACactgttttggtgcttgaaataaGTTTACAAAAGCCTTGGGTTCACAAAAGTAGGGTAATATATGaattaaatagtaaataattgtctaaaatgaaattttgtaatattgctTTGCAACTAGGAGTGTTGTCTCGCCGCTGCATCTTTAGTCCCAAGAGGGTTCAATTGTTACGGTTATATTCCAGGGGCGCTACAGTGTGTAAGAGTAATGTTTGTTGTTTCTAAAAGttaaaagaccttttttttaaattaaaattggtATGTGTTTAATCATGtttaatattcatttttaaataattaatacatttttatattttttgtgttgtgtaaaAAGTAAGTTGTctacacatccagcagagatTTAAACATACAATCAATATATAGcctggaaaaaggaaaaacattttaaaagccaACTTTACGTATTACACACTCATTTATTTCAATGTTAGTATTTTAAACCATGCATGTTCATAACATGAATACATATTTTCCCAGGACCCATTACTAATTGTAAACGCTGTGAAAGATTACATGTGCTGAGGCACTTAAATGTAAACATCCACCCTTAAACATAATTGTGAGactttcatgtttgttttaaaagctATATAACAGTATAAGTCATTTAATCATAAGATTTACTTTGTCAAAGTATGTGACGCAGCCCAAATGGTCCACTTGACTGGGATTAAGTAATATGTAGCTTTATGGTCTGAGGGCCAGCTTTTCATACCTGGATCCcaaacttttcatttttacaacatAACTTAACGCCAGAAGAACATGCATATAg comes from Etheostoma spectabile isolate EspeVRDwgs_2016 chromosome 19, UIUC_Espe_1.0, whole genome shotgun sequence and encodes:
- the apold1b gene encoding uncharacterized protein apold1b isoform X1, producing the protein MQNPFKSSPQVSKAASSESLEQGRASDTNQNPGMFKGLMQKVNPFKPSAQVPKSDPQNDAANPPETGPELQGKQNPSMIAALMQKVNPFKSSQPQDNHPLPTHLSSSTGSQAAGNSAPEEQEDQAIHSEHSSSSDSGNDSTIERHSIWYTDAICEVKNQPTEAPKKGTMTLRIRRILPTVLFGSGTKDSSSDTQALPREVVEVQTLEMAEVPVPSEGTVLDPLEDEEGLLAWWRTVGGWDEWNQSNQNDEPEEVVEQAADRVFMAAQLFVRFFNQRGASLQQRILELLALADSADIFHKKTVKACVGGGVASVAGSITTITGLVLAPFTAGASLIVTAVGIGVATAGGVASASANITDTVHSKTDRKKVEQMINDYEEEMKDIKECLEFLQEGMETLEEWNFEKYVESIAKKHLNKNVEHVMKEGGRAGKALMINTESLISTVQVLSVAGGAAKAAQVMSVTTGVMSGLFLALDIFFLAKDTMELKKGAKTEFAAKIREVCRDLQDGLLELNRIKEQLQKTIDGIEVEVDEEEEDEELLRSELKKLAEFEV
- the apold1b gene encoding apolipoprotein L6 isoform X3, yielding MQNPFKSSPQVSKAASSESLEQGRASDTNQNPGMFKGLMQKVNPFKPSAQVPKSDPQNDAANPPETGPELQGKQDNHPLPTHLSSSTGSQAAGNSAPEEQEDQAIHSEHSSSSDSGNDSTIERHSIWYTDAICEVKNQPTEAPKKGTMTLRIRRILPTVLFGSGTKDSSSDTQALPREVVEVQTLEMAEVPVPSEGTVLDPLEDEEGLLAWWRTVGGWDEWNQSNQNDEPEEVVEQAADRVFMAAQLFVRFFNQRGASLQQRILELLALADSADIFHKKTVKACVGGGVASVAGSITTITGLVLAPFTAGASLIVTAVGIGVATAGGVASASANITDTVHSKTDRKKVEQMINDYEEEMKDIKECLEFLQEGMETLEEWNFEKYVESIAKKHLNKNVEHVMKEGGRAGKALMINTESLISTVQVLSVAGGAAKAAQVMSVTTGVMSGLFLALDIFFLAKDTMELKKGAKTEFAAKIREVCRDLQDGLLELNRIKEQLQKTIDGIEVEVDEEEEDEELLRSELKKLAEFEV
- the apold1b gene encoding uncharacterized protein apold1b isoform X2, which codes for MQNPFKSSPQVSKAASSESLEQGRASDTNQNPGMFKGLMQKVNPFKPSAQVPKSDPQNDAANPPETGPELQGKQNPSMIAALMQKVNPFKSSQPQDNHPLPTHLSSSTGSQAAGNSAPEEQEDQAIHSEHSSSSDSGNDSTIERHSIWYTDAICEVKNQPTEAPKKGTMTLRIRRILPTVLFGSGTKEVVEVQTLEMAEVPVPSEGTVLDPLEDEEGLLAWWRTVGGWDEWNQSNQNDEPEEVVEQAADRVFMAAQLFVRFFNQRGASLQQRILELLALADSADIFHKKTVKACVGGGVASVAGSITTITGLVLAPFTAGASLIVTAVGIGVATAGGVASASANITDTVHSKTDRKKVEQMINDYEEEMKDIKECLEFLQEGMETLEEWNFEKYVESIAKKHLNKNVEHVMKEGGRAGKALMINTESLISTVQVLSVAGGAAKAAQVMSVTTGVMSGLFLALDIFFLAKDTMELKKGAKTEFAAKIREVCRDLQDGLLELNRIKEQLQKTIDGIEVEVDEEEEDEELLRSELKKLAEFEV